The Candidatus Thermoplasmatota archaeon nucleotide sequence GGCGATGCTGACCTTGTACTTCACGCCGAGCTCCTTGAGGATGCTGACTGCCTTCTCGGCCACCTTCAGGTCGCTCTTGCTGCCTAGAACAATCTGGACGCTCATCAGAAAAGGTAGAAGGATAGTTTGTAGAAAAATGTTTGCTAGCTGATCAGGACTTCATGATGGCGACCAAGAAGACCCCGATCGCCGCGAGAGCGCCCAGGACTCCAGCGAGGATGAACAGGAACGCGTCCCATATCACCTTCGACAGGTCGACGTCTATGATGTCGACGCTATCCATGCCCATGACGACCCACAGTATGCCTGCGACAAGGCCGATCACCAGCAACGCAACGCCGATCATCCTGCTCTTTCCGCTGCCGAAGTACGCTGTGAATATGCCCGCCAAGAGCATGAACAGTGCGAACACTAGTATCAGTACTGTCAAGAACTCCATCAGATCCATTTAGTTCACCACTCGAGATTGATGTTTCAGAACTTGATTCCCGTCAGGGTCTTCGTGTCTATCACGCCAGGTATAGAGCGAACCTTGTCAACAACGACCTGGCCCAGGAGGTTGAAATCCTCGGCCTCGATCTTCGCAATCAGGTCATACTCCCCGAAGAGAGGGTGCAGCTCCACTACCTCTTTCACCTTGAGGAGCTCGTTGTAGACCTCATGCTCTTTTGCCGGCGCTGTGCTTATGAGTATAAAACCAACGGCCATCTGGTCTTCACCTTTGAGGAATAAAGGAATCACCCGTCATAAAGCTTTCGGGATGCGGAGGAGCCTCGACCACAATGCTGGAAAAATGACTCCGGCGATTGGCCCGAGCGTCAGACGCACTTCCTGCGGGCAGATCTCCTCTGGACCATGTCCCACGTGGGCAGGATGCTCTGCGCGCCTTCTCCTTCGACGATGAAGGACGCGGTCGATGCACCCACCCAAGCGCACTCCTCAATGGACAAGGACCTGCTCATCCCGGCGTAGAAGCCAGCCCTGAACCCGTCCCCCGCCCCCGTAGTGTCGACCACTCTGTCGGGCTGGATCGTCCCGACCAGCACATCATCGTCCTCGGTCAAGATCCTGCTGCCCTCTCCGCCCCTCGTGTTGATGAGCATCTTGACATACGAAAGAAGCTCGATGTCCTCCTTGAGGTTGAGATAGGACTTCGCGCGTTCGAGCTCTGACGTGTTCACGAAGAGTATGTCGCAGTATTCAAGCATGGGCTTGAAGGTCTCACTTGTGTACACGTAGTGCAGCTCCTGAGCAGGGTCGAATGACACCGTCTTCTTCTTCTTGCGCGCGTGCTTGGCGATCTTGAGGGCGTAACCTGGCCTTCCGGTCCCGATATGAACGAACTTGGCACTGTCCACAGAGTGCGTCCTGACTGGGAGCCTGTCCTGTTCCCTCATAGCTCCCTGGTCAACGAAACCGATCTGGTTGTGGTCCTTGTCTGAGATCATGATGATGAACGGCGTGCGAAAACCCCGGACCTTCACCACGTCGGTCGTGTCTACGCCGCTCTTCCGAAGGGCGACCATGAACTCCTTGGGCAAGTCGTCCCCAACATGGCTTGATAGCGCCGTCTTGACATCGAGCGTCGAGGCGATCCTTGCCATGTTCGCTCCTGTCCCGCCGAAGTGTTCCTGCCTGCCCTTCATCTCGACGCATGTGTTCGGCTGCGGGAACTCATCCGACTTGTATATGATGTCGATAGCCGTGTGACCGTAGACTCCCAAGAAATTGCTGCTGCGCATGTTCCCCCTCGTATTCCCGCCACCGTATCAACTGGTAGCCACTTCAAAATTAGCATGCAGAACATTGTAAGGCCCGACAAGGAGTAGTACTTAGGTCTCCCTAATGGCCAGACGCCGAGAAAGCAGGGCGAGACAGAGGGGTAATCAGGTTCCCTCTTTCCAGCTCCTCACATAGATCTGTTGCTCTTTGGAGAGCTTGTCGATCTTGATCCCCATCGTTTCTAGCTTCAGCTTCGCGACAAAATCGTCCAGATGGTCAGGAACGTCGTATACTTCGGGCTCCAGTGACTGCGCGCTGAAGTCCAGGTATTCGAGACAGAGGGCTTGGATGGCGAAGCTCATGTCCATGATCTCGACCGGGTGCCCCTGACCTGCGGCGAGGTTCACGAGCCTGCCATCGGCCAGAAGGTAGACCTTCCTTCCGTTCTTCAGTTGGTACTCCTCGACGGACTCTCTGACCTTCCTGTGCTTCTTGGAGAGTCTCTCCAGAGCGGCCTTGGATATCTCGTTGTCGAAATGACCTGAGTTTGCGAGAACGCAGCCGTCCTTCATGACCTTGATGTCGCTCGCGGTAACGACGTCCTTACAGCCCGTCGCCGAAACGACGAAGTCCGCGTCCTTGACCGCCTCGGACATAGGCATGACCGCGAAACCGTCCAGCTTCGCCTCGATCGCCCTGATGGGGTCCACTTCGGTTATTGTCACATCGGCGCCCATCCCCTTCGCGCGCATGGCGATGCCTCTGCCGCACCAACCGTAGCCTGCGATGACGAAGTTCTTGCCAGCGATCACGAGGTTCGTAGAATTCATGATGCCGTCCATCGTGGACTGGCCAGTGCCGTACCTGTTGTCGAAAAGGTACTTCATGTAGGCGTCGTTGACGGACATCACGGGGAACTTGAGCGCCCCGTCCTGAGCCATCGCCCTCAGCCTCATTATCCCGGTCGTGGTCTCCTCGTTGGCCCCCTTGACCTTGCTCAGGAGCTCCTTCCTATTGGTATGCAGTAGGAATATCAGATCGGCCCCGTCGTCAATGACGTAGTCAGGCCTCATGTCGAGCACTTTGTTCAGTGAGTCGTAGTAGTCCTTTGTGTTCTGGCCCTTCTTCGCGTACGTCTCGAGTCCGTAGTGCTTGTTCAGGGCCAGTGCGACGGAATCATCAGTCGACAACGGGTTGCAGCTCGTGAGCCGCACCTCGCCCCCGGCTTCCATGATCGTCAATGCCAGTACGGCGGTCTTGGCCTCCGTGTGGAGAGCCATGCCGACCTTCAGGCCGTCGAAGACCTTCTCCTTGACCATCCTGTCCCGGATCCTGCCCGTGACCTTCATGTGGGTCCTCGCCCACTCGATCCTGTTTATGCCCTTCTCGAGCAACTCGTCCTTTGCCATGCTACCGGACGACTAATCGAGGGATGCCCTAATAACAGTTGTTCCGCGACAGCGGCTGGTCCGTCGAACAACATTCAGCGCGCCAGGAATCTTGCCAGATTCTTGGACATCTGGGACGTGATCTTCTTGAGATTCTCGTCTCTCTCGTACGACGACAGCGCGAGCTTCTGGGCCTTCGGGTCGTCTGAGAGGTCCTCGACGTTGCGGATGAGCTCTGGAATCGCCCGTGTGACCTCGTCCACGATCGTTACCGTCGCATTTCTGGCGGTCCTAGACATTGCGTTCAGATCGATGGCTATCGTCTTTTTCTTCATCTTCGCGAGAGCTTCAGCGCGGTCCCCGTCCTCCAGCGGGATCAATACGACGTCGGCCGAGTGGATGCCCTCCCTCGTGCAGAGGCCGCGCATGCTCTCGAGCCCCGGGATAGAGGCGTCTGGAAGAAAGCCGAGAACATCCCGCGCGCCGTTCTTCTCAAGGATCTTCTGTATTCTCGAGACCCGCTGATCGGTCCTGTGGAAGAGCCCGACCTCTATCCTTGCATCAACAGCATGTGACAGGTGCACGACTTCCTTCGGGCAGAGGGCTGCCACGTTGCCATTCACGGATATCACCGGCCTCCTCGCCCTGAGAAGCATAGCCGCGGCGGCCCTCGAAGCGACCCGCGACTCCTTCGTCGTCTTCTCGCCGAGGAGGTAATCGAACATCTCCCCTCTTCCGTGCGCGATGAGCCCCTGAGGGACGACATAGCCCTCCCTGAATCCCTCGACCAACTTCTCTCGGAGGATGAGCGACTCGTACCTCGGATGCGACCTCGGAATGTCGGTCATGTTACCGCCTAGCATGGATGTCCTGTGCTATGTGCACCCCACTGCTTCCCCTGGAGAGTGACCAAACCTTAAATACCTTGAGCAAAACATTATATATAAGATTGAAGATAGACCGAGGGACACAAACTTTAAATATCATTTGGTGAGCCCGTTGCGTCTTCTCGGAGTGGTACAGGATATTTCGCACGACGGGAAGCTCATCGTGAAAGCACGGTTCGCACCTAGGATGAAAGAGATCGTTAGGGACAATTTGAAGAGGGAGGTCGGAAGGGTCTCGAAGATTTTCGGACCGGTTCGATCACCTTACGTCGCAATTGAACCGCAGAGACAACTGAAGACCCTTGCTGCGCTCGGCAAGGAGGTCTACGTCCAACAGGAGAGGGACAATGGCAAAAGTAAGAGAAGAGACTGAACAGGTCGAAAGATGCCCTGAGTGTAACAGCTCTCACCTAGTGAGAGACTACGAACGAGGAGAACTTGTGTGCGAGGACTGCGGAATAGTCCTCGATGACCAGCTCATAGATCAGGGGCCCGAATGGAGGGCATTCGATGTCGAGCAGGGGGAGAAGAGGGCCAGAACCGGCGCTCCGATGACCTACACAATACACGACAAGGGTCTGTCGACAGAGATCTCTTGGAAGAACAAGGACTCGTACGGGAAGAGCATCCCTACGAGGAACAGGGCTCAACTCTACAGGCTGAGGAAGTGGCAGCGCAGGATACGTGTGTCGAACGCGACCGAGAGGAACCTTGCGTTCGCGCTGAGCGAGCTTGACAGGATGGCCTCTTCTATGGGCCTGCCGAGGAACGTCAGGGAGACCGCGGCCATGACCTACAGGAAGGCCGTGAACAAGAACCTGATCAGAGGCAGGAGCATCGAGGGCGTCGTCGCCGCATCGCTCTACGCCGCATGCAGACAGTGCAATGTCCCGAGGACATTGGACGAGGTCGCGAACTCCTCGAGGGTCGGCAGGAAGGAGATCGGCAGGACCTACAGGTTCATGACCCGCGAGCTCAAGCTCAAGCTGATGCCGACGAAGCCTCAGGACTACATCTCGAGGTTCTGCTCGGAACTCAAACTGTCCGGTGAGGTCCAGTCGAAGGCCGCTGAGATCCTGAAGGACGCGGCCAAGAAGGAACTCACATCAGGAAGGGGTCCGACCGGGGTGGCTGCGGCTGCGATCTACATCTCGTCCATCCTGTGCAACGAGCGCAGGACGCAGAGAGAGGTCGCGGACATAGCGGGCGTGACAGAGGTCACCATCAGGAACCGCTACAAAGAGCTCACGGATAAGCTGGGCATCGAGGTCCAGCTCTGACCTAGACGTGGTCTGGTATCCGCAGAAGGAGGCGCTGGCTGCTCCTCCTCAAAACATCTTCCCGCTTCTTATTCCAACCAAAGAAGCATTCTAGCTAAGGCCACCATCGCGATGAAGAAGATCTCGGACGCGACCACATAGGCGAGAATCCTCTGGCCAAGGGTTGTCAACGGAGCCTCGAACTTCCGAGGTTTATCTGGAGCCTTGTCGTGCATCACATACGCTTGAGGATACTGACCCGATCCAGATATCGACGACACCCTCTCACCAGTCAAAATAGGGATTAGAAGACTATTCTACGCTTCGCTAGGAATCACCATAACGGAGCGATAGGCACGGCGACTGTAGAAAGGACACATTTTTATGGCGATGGACCATTTGCCAAACAGAGGGAAATTCCTTGATCAAGATAGGGATCAACGGCTTCGGAAGGATTGGGAGGAACGCCTACAGGGCAGCGCTCGAGCACAGTGGGTTTGGCAAGGATTTTGAAATAGTCGCTGTGAACGATATCGCGCCGATCGATTCGCTCGCATACATGCTGAAGTGGGATTCGGTATACGGAAAGCTGGCTAAAGAGGTCAAGGTCGAGGGAACTTCGATCAACGTCGGTGGGAGGAAGCTCGAGATCACACAGGTCAAAGACCCTGGGGAGATACCCTGGAGAAAGCTAGGCGTCGATGTCGTGGTCGAATCCACAGGCCTGTTCACGGAGAAGGACAAGGCTGCGAAGCATCTCGCGGCAGGAGCGAGGAAGGTCCTCATCTCGGCTCCC carries:
- a CDS encoding carbohydrate kinase family protein, with product MRSSNFLGVYGHTAIDIIYKSDEFPQPNTCVEMKGRQEHFGGTGANMARIASTLDVKTALSSHVGDDLPKEFMVALRKSGVDTTDVVKVRGFRTPFIIMISDKDHNQIGFVDQGAMREQDRLPVRTHSVDSAKFVHIGTGRPGYALKIAKHARKKKKTVSFDPAQELHYVYTSETFKPMLEYCDILFVNTSELERAKSYLNLKEDIELLSYVKMLINTRGGEGSRILTEDDDVLVGTIQPDRVVDTTGAGDGFRAGFYAGMSRSLSIEECAWVGASTASFIVEGEGAQSILPTWDMVQRRSARRKCV
- a CDS encoding phosphopantothenate/pantothenate synthetase is translated as MTDIPRSHPRYESLILREKLVEGFREGYVVPQGLIAHGRGEMFDYLLGEKTTKESRVASRAAAAMLLRARRPVISVNGNVAALCPKEVVHLSHAVDARIEVGLFHRTDQRVSRIQKILEKNGARDVLGFLPDASIPGLESMRGLCTREGIHSADVVLIPLEDGDRAEALAKMKKKTIAIDLNAMSRTARNATVTIVDEVTRAIPELIRNVEDLSDDPKAQKLALSSYERDENLKKITSQMSKNLARFLAR
- a CDS encoding Gar1/Naf1 family protein; protein product: MSPLRLLGVVQDISHDGKLIVKARFAPRMKEIVRDNLKREVGRVSKIFGPVRSPYVAIEPQRQLKTLAALGKEVYVQQERDNGKSKRRD
- a CDS encoding transcription initiation factor IIB — protein: MLRSARRSTSNRRGTMAKVREETEQVERCPECNSSHLVRDYERGELVCEDCGIVLDDQLIDQGPEWRAFDVEQGEKRARTGAPMTYTIHDKGLSTEISWKNKDSYGKSIPTRNRAQLYRLRKWQRRIRVSNATERNLAFALSELDRMASSMGLPRNVRETAAMTYRKAVNKNLIRGRSIEGVVAASLYAACRQCNVPRTLDEVANSSRVGRKEIGRTYRFMTRELKLKLMPTKPQDYISRFCSELKLSGEVQSKAAEILKDAAKKELTSGRGPTGVAAAAIYISSILCNERRTQREVADIAGVTEVTIRNRYKELTDKLGIEVQL
- a CDS encoding type I glyceraldehyde-3-phosphate dehydrogenase, whose product is MIKIGINGFGRIGRNAYRAALEHSGFGKDFEIVAVNDIAPIDSLAYMLKWDSVYGKLAKEVKVEGTSINVGGRKLEITQVKDPGEIPWRKLGVDVVVESTGLFTEKDKAAKHLAAGARKVLISAPGKDVDVTLVLGVNMEMYDKAKHSVISMASCTTGSLAPPAKVLNDNFGIEKGMMTTVHAYTGDQKLIDMPHKDFRRG
- a CDS encoding adenosylhomocysteinase, producing the protein MAKDELLEKGINRIEWARTHMKVTGRIRDRMVKEKVFDGLKVGMALHTEAKTAVLALTIMEAGGEVRLTSCNPLSTDDSVALALNKHYGLETYAKKGQNTKDYYDSLNKVLDMRPDYVIDDGADLIFLLHTNRKELLSKVKGANEETTTGIMRLRAMAQDGALKFPVMSVNDAYMKYLFDNRYGTGQSTMDGIMNSTNLVIAGKNFVIAGYGWCGRGIAMRAKGMGADVTITEVDPIRAIEAKLDGFAVMPMSEAVKDADFVVSATGCKDVVTASDIKVMKDGCVLANSGHFDNEISKAALERLSKKHRKVRESVEEYQLKNGRKVYLLADGRLVNLAAGQGHPVEIMDMSFAIQALCLEYLDFSAQSLEPEVYDVPDHLDDFVAKLKLETMGIKIDKLSKEQQIYVRSWKEGT
- a CDS encoding Lrp/AsnC ligand binding domain-containing protein, coding for MAVGFILISTAPAKEHEVYNELLKVKEVVELHPLFGEYDLIAKIEAEDFNLLGQVVVDKVRSIPGVIDTKTLTGIKF